The genomic DNA TTACGCTTATTAATGGCGTGCTGACATTGCCAGGGATTGCAGCACTTATGCTCGGGGTTGGGATGGCTGTCGATGCCAATATCTTGACGTATGAACGGATACGGGAAGAATTACGTGTTGGTAAGTCGGTGAAGACTTCGTTCCTTGCGGGAGCAAAATCTTCCTTTACGGCTATTCTTGATGCCAATATTACGACGCTTCTTGCGGCGGTTGTCTTGTTTATTTTTGGGACAAGCTCGGTAAAAGGTTTTGCGACAATGCTCATTATCAGTATTATGGTTAGCTTCTTGACGGCAGTTTGGGGCTCTCGCTTGCTGCTTGGACTTCTTGTCAATAGTGGTGCATTGGATGGCAAGACTGGTTTGTTCGGTATTGCGAAAAACAAGGTTCACCCAGTGGAAGATAACGTAGAACCGTTGGATTTGACAACGAAGTTTGACCGTTTTGATTTTGTTGGAACGCGAAAAAGATTCTATGTGATTTCGACGATTTTACTCGTTACGGGTGTCATTATGCTTGGGGTCTTTAAATTGAATTTGGGGATCGATTTCTCGAGTGGTACGCGTGTTGAAGTGCTTGCCAATCAGTCGGTAACGAAAGATGAAATTACGAAATTCTTGGACGAAGTCGGTCATCCATCAGATGATGTTGTTATTTCCGGTGACACGAAAAACATCGCAGTTATTCGTTATAAACAAGAAGAATTCCAACAAGAAGAATTGAATAAATTTAAAGCTAATATTGCAACTGAATATGGCTCGGAGCCGAATGTGTCTGCGGTTTCGGATACAGTGGGTAAAGAATTGGCGCAAAATGCCCTGCAAGCACTATTGTATGCAGCGCTAGGGATTGTTATTTACGTCGCCTTCCGTTTTGAATGGCGAATGGGCGTTGCATCGATTATCGGTCTACTCCATGATGCATTCTTCATGGTTGCGTTGTTCAGTATTCTGCGTCTTGAAGTGGACATTACGTTCATAGCAGCTGTATTAACGATTGTCGGGTACTCCATCAATGACACAATTGTGACATTTGACCGGATACGGGAAAATATTAGTTATCGCAAACAAATTACGACTGAAAAAGAGTTGGCGGATATTGTCAATGGCTCATTGCGTCAAACGCTTAGTCGTTCTGTGAACACGGTGCTGACAGTTATTTTTGTAGTCGCAGCATTGATGCTCCTTGGCGCGGAATCGATCCGGACATTCTCAATTGCACTTTTGATAGGGTTGTTGGCGGGAACCTATTCTTCAATTTTCATTTCAGCTCAAATTTGGTTTGACTTGAAAAAACGTGAGTTAAAGGATAAAGGTCCGATTAAAGCAGATGAGAAGAAAAAATGGGGCTCAGACGAACCTGTCGTCTAAGCAAAGCCTAAAAAAAATACGTTTCACTTTTAAACGGAACTGGGTATACTTTTTGTATACCTGTTCCGTTTTTTGAATGGCTAGGTTAGAAGAATAGCTTGGTGGCAATTGATATAGTTAGGGGGAAGGGCTATGAAATCGGATACGAAAATTCAATGGAATTTATTGTTGGGGTTACTATTTGCTATTATTATTGCTACATTCGCTGTTATTAACGTCGAGCCAGTTGAGGTGAACTATTTAGTGGCGAAAGCACAGTGGCCGCTTGTTCTTGTTATACTAGGATCGGCATTACTTGGGGCAGCGGTTAGCGGGTTAATCGCCATTGTGAAGTCGACGAAATTGCATCACCGTGTGAAAATCCATCATAAAGAAATGGAAGCGAAAGAACAGACGATTGCGCTTCTTGAAAAAGAAATTGTGGAATTGAAAAAGCAAGCCGTGTCCGCTTTAATCAAAAAGGAAGACCACACAAAAACGCTCGATTGAACACGAAAGCACTCTCTAAGAACGATGCTCTTAGAGGGTGCTTTCACATTGAGGAGAAGCGAGCAGCCTTTTCTTTAAGATACGGGTTTCATCAGCTATAATGAACGTAAGGATGTGAAGATGTTGATAGATTCAATGAAAAGATGGACTGTAAATCGGCCGGATGAACAGCTAGTTGCCACATTGGCAAATGCGCTTGCTATTCCATCCGTCCATGCGAAAATATTAGCTTCAAGAGGGATTACGGATGTAGAGGAAGCGAAAGCGTTTTTACATATGGATGTGAGCTCCATGCATAACCCGCACTTACTCTATGATATGGACAAAGCAGTCTCGCTCATTGAAGATGCAATTGTGTCAGATCAGAAAATCGCTGTTTATGGCGATTATGATGGGGACGGTGTAACGAGTGTAACCGTGTTGATGACAGCATTGGAGGAGTTAGGGGCGGACGTCTTCTTTGCTATTCCGAATCGCTTTACGCATGGTTATGGACCGAATAAGGAATTATTCCGCGAGTTACATGAAAAGGGCACATCTCTAATTATCACTGTCGATAACGGCATTTCAGGTGTCGATGAAATTGCTTATGCCAAATCGCTCGGTATGGATGTGATTGTTACTGATCACCATGAAATCGGTGAGGTGTTGCCTCCGGCTGATGCCATTCTTCATCCAAGGCATCCGGCAGGGGCGTATCCATTCGGAGAACTCGCTGGAGTGGGGGTAGCATTCAAACTGGTTTGTGCGTTACTAGATGACGTACCGCTCGAATTGCTGGAACTTGTGGCAATTGGAACGGTTGCGGATCTTGTGCCACTGCGAGACGAGAATCGTTATTTTGTGAAGGAAGGCATTCAGCAGATGCGGACATCGAAGCGTCCGGCGATTCAAGCGCTTGCGCGGGTTGCTGGTGTGGAGCAATCGACGTTGTCAGAGGAATCCATAGGCTTCATGATTGGGCCGCGCCTCAATGCTGCAGGACGCCTTGGCGATGCAGACCCGGCTGTTGAGTTACTAAAGACGGAAGACTTAGCTACGGCGCTAGCATTGGCAAATGAATTAGATGCGTTGAATAAAGAGCGACAAGGCATTGTGTCGACCATTACAAAAGAGGCAGAAGACATGATTGCGGCGATGTATGGAGAAGCGATACCACATGTGCTTGTTATCGCGGGTGAGGGTTGGAATGCAGGTGTTGTCGGCATCGTTGCTTCGCGGTTGACAGAAAAGTATTATCGTCCATCGATTGTGTTGTCAATCGATACGGAAAAGGGCACTGCCAAAGGGTCGGCACGTAGCATTTCTGGCTTTGATATGTTTGTTGAACTATCGAAAAATGCGCAACTGCTATCTCATTTTGGCGGACATCAGATGGCGGCGGGTATGTCGCTTGCCATTGCAGATGTCGAGCAGTTGCGTGCCAAGTTGAATGAGCAGGCGCAGGCCGTGTTGACAGCGGAATTGCTGTCTCCAGAACTGCATATTGACGTACCGTTATCGATTGAAGAGATTGATGTGAATGTGTTGGAGTCGCTCGAACTGCTTCGTCCATTTGGTATGGCCTTTGCGAAACCCGTCTACTTGTTGGATGAGTTATCGGCCGCCTCGGTGCGAAAAATTGGTGCAGCTAAAAATCATCTGAAGTTAGAAGTAACAGATGGAGAGCAGACACTAGATACGATTGGATTCGGACTTGGTCATATTGCAGATCAGTTGACACCGGGTGTGAAATTATCTGTTGCGGGGGATTTACAAGTAAATGAATGGAATGGCCATAAAAAGCCACAGTTGTTAATTGGGGATATACGTTCAGATGAATGGCAGCTATTTGACTTGCGTGGGGTACGTGAACCGTCTAGATGGCTACCGACGATTCCAGTTGAGCGTACACTATTCGCGGCGTTTCAAGAGCAGACAGTGGTGCATTTCCAATCTGTATTGAAAGGGATTGCCATTCATTTAGTGGGCAAGTCTGCAATGGTGGAGGCAGAAAATCTTGTTTTGCTTGATATACCAAACGATGCGCAACAGTTGGAAGAGCTTGTGAGGGCGATGAATCCGAATCGAATTTATGCCCATTTTTATGCGGCAGAATCTAAGTATTTTGATGGCATTCCAGAACGTGAGCAGTTTGGCTGGTATTATGGATTTTTGAAAAAGCGCGGTACTTTTGACATTACGAAAAACGGTGAACAGTTAACGCAACATAAAGGATGGAAGAAAGAAACGGTCTATTTTATGTCAAAGGTGTTTTCTGAGCTTGGATTTGTTAAGATAGAGAATGGTGTAGCTTCTTTTGTAGAGCCAGTTGGCAAGCGAGATTTGTCTGAAGCGCCATCCTACCAGGAGCGGCAACTACAGATTGAATTGGAAAAGAGGCTGCTCTATGCATCTTATATGGAATTGAAACAATGGTTCGATGGCGTAAGGCAAGAAACCATCGACAAGGAGGAACAGGTATGGATTTGAAGGAATATGTGACGATTGTACCGAACTATCCGAAAGAGGGCATTAGTTTTAAGGATATTTCAACCATTATGGATAATGGTAAGGCTTATAAATATGCAACGGACGAAATTGTTAAGTATGCGAAGGAATTGGGGACAGATATTATCGTTGGTCCAGAGGCACGCGGTTTTATCATCGGTTGTCCAGTTGCTTATGCACTTGAAGTTGGTTTTGCTCCAGTTCGTAAACCTGGGAAGTTGCCACGAGAAACAATTGAAGTGGAATATGATTTGGAATATGGGACAGATACATTAACAATTCACAAAGATGCCATAAAGCCAGGGCAACGTGTACTCATCGTCGATGATTTACTAGCGACAGGTGGTACAGTCGAAGCAACGATTAAACTTGTAGAAAAGCTTGGTGGCGTTGTTGCAGGCTGTGCGTTCATCATCGAACTCTCTTACTTAAGCGGACGTGAAAAGTTGAAAGGTTACAACACGCGTTCATTGATCACATACTAAAAAAAAGCGCAAGCGCCTGTTCAGGCGCTGGAGTCTAGACAACTAAAAAAGGTCCTCCGCACGAAAAGCGGAGGATTTTTCTATATGTAGGTACTTTACAGATGGATGCATTTATACATACAATAAGAATATTATTATTTTTTTGCGGAAAAGGTCGAAAGGGGTAAAGACATGGCGAAAAATCGTGACATGACGGCAGAAGAGTTATTTGCACTAATCGGCTCCTATATGAATGAAGAACATGTAGCGTTTGTCCAAAAAGCATACGAGGTTGCAAAATCTTCGCATGAAGGACAGTTTAGAAGTTCAGGGGAGCCATATATCCTTCATCCGATTCAAGTTGCGGGTATTCTAGCTGAATTGCAAATGGATCCTTCAACGGTTGCTGCAGGATTTCTTCACGATGTTGTGGAGGATACAGATGTCGATCGAGAAGACATTATCCGTGATTTCGGAGAAGAAGTCGCGATGCTCGTTGATGGCGTCACAAAGTTGGATAAGCTAAAGTTCAAATCGAAAGAAGAGAAACAGGCTGAGAACCATCGAAAAATGTTCATAGCGATGGCGCGGGACATTCGTGTCATTCTGATTAAATTAGCAGACCGTTTGCATAATATGCGGACATTGAAGCATGTTTCGGAAGAAAAACAACGTCGTGTGGCAGCTGAAACGTTAGAAATCTTTGCACCACTTGCACATCGACTCGGTATTTCTGCGATTAAATGGGAATTAGAAGACACGGCATTACGTTATTTAAACCCTCAACAATATTATCGAATTGTTAATATGATGAAGCGCAAGCGTGTTGAGCGTGAAAATTATTTGGATAATGTGATGGAGCAAATTAAGACGGAAATCGGTGAGATGGATATTGCTGCCGATCTTTCAGGCCGTCCAAAACATTTATATTCCATTTATCGAAAAATGATTATTCAGAAGAAGGAGTTCAATGAAATTTATGATCTCCTTGCTGTTCGAATCATTGTTTCCAGTATTAAAGACTGCTATGCGGTACTTGGGAGTATTCATACGCTGTGGAAACCAATGCCTGGCAGGTTTAAAGATTATATTGCTATGCCGAAACAGAATTTATACCAATCAATCCATACGACGGTTGTAGGGCCAGCGGGTGATCCCCTTGAGGTGCAGATTCGAACGGAAGAGATGCACAAAATTGCCGAGTTTGGGGTAGCTGCACATTGGGCGTACAAAGAAGGCAAGACATTAATGGCGAATCCGAGTGATATTGATTCGAAATTGACATGGTTTAGGGAGATATTGGAGATTCAAAACGAATCCTCAAACGCTGAGGAATTCATGGAGTCTTTAAAATTCGATTTGTTTTCGGATATGGTGTACGTGTTTACACCAGACGGTGATGTCATTGAACTTCCAGCAGGTTCGGTGCCGATTGACTTTGCGTATCGCGTCCATTCAGAGGTCGGGAATCGAACAATTGGTGCCAAGGTCAATGGCAAAATGGTGCCACTCGATTCGGAACTTTTTACAGGCGATATTATTGAAATTTTAACCTCTAAACAATCATTTGGGCCAAGTCGCGATTGGCTGAAAATTGCTAATACATCACAGGCAAAAAACAAAATTCGTCAATTTTTCAAGAAGCAACTTCGTGATGAAAACATTATCAAAGGTCGCGAGATGATTGAAAAAGAAATAAAAGCACAAGAATACGATATAAAAGCCGTGTTAACGCAAGAAAATATTAACCGTGTGATTGATAAATTCAGCTTTACATCCGAAGAAGATATGTGTGCGGCTGTTGGCTTCAACGGTATTACAGCACAGCAAGTTGTCAATCGACTTGCGGAGAAAATGCGTAAAGAGCGTGAACAGCAAGATACCATTGATAAAATTGTGTCCGATATGAAAGTCGCTCAACCAGAAAAAGTGACTGAGTCAGGTGTGATTGTTAAAGGCATCGAAAACTTATTAATCAGACTGTCTAAATGTTGTAACCCGATACCAGGCGACGATATTGTCGGTTTTATTACAAAAGGTCGAGGCGTTTCCGTCCACCGTACGGACTGTCCGAACATTGTAACGAGTGAAGAGGATAAGGATCGTATTATTGACGTCGAGTGGGCACTTGGTTCTCCAACGAATAAAAAAGAGTTCCAAGTCGATATCGAAATTACGGGATATGATCGATTGGGCTTGCTCAATGAAGTGATGATGGTAGTTGCTGAAACGAAAACGCCGATGGTAGCGGTGAGTGGCAAAGCTGATCGTGAAAAAATTGCACATATGAATTTGACGATTAAAATTACGGATATTGATCATTTACACAAAATTGTCGACCGAATCAAACAAATTCGAGACATCTATTCGGTCCAAAGAATTATTAATTAATGAGAAGGTGTACAAAATGAAAGTGGTATTACAAAGATCAGGCCCGGCCTCGGTACAAGTTGATGGGGAAGTGACGGGCTCGATTGATAAAGGCTATGTGCTACTCGTCGGCATTACCCACACGGATACAGAGGAAGATGTCGATTACGTGGCAAAGAAAATCGCAGGGCTGCGTTTATGGGAAGATGCCGAAGGGAAGATGAATCGCTCAATCGATGAGGTGAACGGTTCGATTTTGTCCATCTCTCAGTTTACACTGTATGGAGATGTTAAAAAAGGGCGCCGTCCTAGCTTTATAGAGGCGGCTAGACCTGAACAAGCCAAGCCGCTGTGGGACTATTTTAACGCACAGCTTCAAGCGGAAGGGCTGCAAGTTGAAACGGGTATTTTCGGCGCGATGATGGATGTCGAGCTCGTCAATGATGGTCCAGTGACGATTATTGTAGAATCAAAATGATAAAGAAAAGGACTTTCCTGCGCGGAAAGTCCTTTATTTTGGCATGGCTTGGTTCGCAGAGATTGTCAGCGCAAAGTGTGAAACTGTCCGTGCAAGTTGTCGAATTACCAGTACAAGCCCCATACCTACCCACACAAAAAGCCACTTCATTTATCAGGAAAAAATCCCGTCGATGAAGCGGCTTTTTAGGTTGCATGACCAACATCCTGTTGGCCCTGGGCTCGAAAAAAATCTGGACGCAATTACGTCGAGGCGTAATTGATGATTAATTCGAATTAAAGTATTTGAGTAACCCTTTATAAATACCATGTGCGGCTTGCTCACGGAACATGTCTGTTGTAATGGCTCGTTCTTCAGATGCGTTCGAGAGGAAGCCGAGTTCAATCAGGATGGCGTCTTGCTTGTTTTCCCGAAGCACTAAGAAATCTGCAGGTTGTGCTCCTCGATTGCGTAGGTTGACAGTCGAAGCCAGTCCTTTATTCACTGCCGTAGCGAGTGCTCGTTGCGAACTATGTGTGTAATAGGTTGTGAAGCCTGTAATCGATGTATCTAAGTTGGCATCGTAATGCACGCTAATGAAGGCGTCAGCTTGATGTTGTTGGCTGATAGCAACCCGTTTTCTCAGGGAGACAAAGGTATCGGATTCGCGTGTCATGATGACATTTGCTCCAGCTGCTTTCAGTTTGGCAGCTAATAGTTCTGCAGTTAGAAGAGTGATGCCTTTTTCATCGGTCCCACGTGCACCTGTTGTGCCACGATCATTGCCGCCGTGTCCAGCATCTATGACAAGCGTCAGCCCTTTTAGTGTGCCAGGTACGCGTGCAGTTTTTGGTTTTTTGGCAGACTTTGTCGCTACTGTATCGTCTGTTGAAACAACCCATTTGGCAACAAATGCGGTTTTACCTGATGGCAATGATACTTTATACCAGTCACCTTCTTCTCCGATGATCGCAAGCTTGTCTCCCGCGTCTACACGCAAAACAGTTTGTGACGAAGTTGTAGCGGCTTCACGAATATTTGTGCCGTTGGATAAGATTGTCACAGTTTTTGTAGCTTTTTTTTCAGATGTTTGCTTTTTTTGCGTAAAGAGCGTTCCGTGGAACGAATAGACCCAGCCTTCTTGCTTTTTATCGACGGCTATGCGGACCCAGTTGCCATCGACTTCTTTGACAGCATACGTTTCCCCTTTATGAATGAGCCCAACACGCTTCGATGACAGGTCGGCTTTATTTCGCACATTCAGCGTATTGACAGATACGGTGAAGGAATCAGGTGTTGTTACTTTCGTATTCGTTGTTGGTATAGCCTGTTCCGTTGCTTCTGAAATGTAATCGGTATGTACCCAACCTTCTGTGCCGTTCACAATAATGGCGGCCCACTCGCCGTCCCTTTCAGTCAAAACGGCTTTTTCACCAGCATTCATGCGATCGAGTACAGCAGAATCGATAGAAGGACCAGATCGTACATTTAAGCCGTTAACACGGGCAACGATTGTTTTGTTGTCCGCGGTGACTGTAGTTGCTGAAGTTGTTAACCATGAGGCAACCCAGCCGGATTGATTGCCGAATGCTATTTGGAACCAGTCACCGGATATAGCAGTGACATTGATGCGCTCGCCTTTTTTTAATGAGCCGATGACTGTATATGTCAACCCAGGACCAGAGCGAACTTGAAGTGATTTCGTATCGACGATGACCGTTTGCGTTTCGGCAGAAGCCGATGGAACTTCGTGGAATACACTGAACAAAAGGATGACCGTAAGAATCCATTTACTCGTTTTTAACAAAATATCATCCCCCTTATGAATCCATTGTAAAAGGTTTATGAACAAAAAACCACAATCAATTGAAAAAGGTTGACACTCGGGGAATGAATCATTAAGATTATGTTGAATCAACAATATATTTATTTGTCGAAGACATGGAAAGTAGTTGTATAAGGATCTGACAAGAGAGGGACGGACGTGGCTGAAATCCATCCTACAGGACTGTACAGTGAAAAACACCATCGAGGCTCTGTGCTGAACGATATAAATTTAGTAGGTGCAGACGGAACCGGCCGTTATCCGGATTTTGAGTGGGCGCGCAAGCTAGATGTGCCAATTTGGGTGGAACCACGGAAGCTATTAAGGCTCTCGTCCCTTGCATAAGCAAGGGATGGGGGTCTTTTTTTATCTTGCAGCGTGGTTGTATCGAGATAAGGCAGAAGGATGTCATGGATTAGCCGGACTTGCCCACGTACTTTATTTAGAAAGGGGAATACTTATGAACTTTAAAGTGCCAAGAGGAACACAGGATCTTTTGCCATCCGAAACATGGAAGTGGCAAAAAGTCGAGAAAATCATTAATGATACATGTGATGTGTATCGGTACAAGGAAATTCGTACACCGATGTTTGAACAAACGGAACTGTTTCAGCGAACAGTTGGGGATACGACGGATATCGTTCAAAAAGAGATGTACACTTTTACAGACCGCGGCAATCGTTCGTTGACGCTTCGACCTGAAGGAACAGCAGCGGTTGTCCGTTCGTTTGTAGAGCATAAAATGTTTGGTTATCCAGACCAGCCTGTTAAATTGTACTATACAGGACCAATGTTCCGCTACGAGCGTCAACAAGCAGGGCGTTATCGTCAATTTGTCCAGTTCGGTGTAGAAGCAATTGGTAGTGCGGATCCAGCAATTGATGCGGAAGTCATTGCATTGGCGATGGATGTCTACAAACGTGCAGGATTGACGGAGCTAAAATTGGTTATCAACTCTCTTGGAGATACAGACTCCAGGAAAGAGCACCGAGATGCACTTGTTGTACACTTCAGCCCGCATATCGGTGAATTCTGTGCAGATTGTCAATCGAGAATTGAGAAGAATCCATTACGCATTCTCGATTGTAAAGTCGACAGTGGCAATCCACTTATCGCGACAGCACCATCTCTTGCGGATTATTTGAATGAAGAATCAGCAGGGTACTTTGCAACTGTACAAAGCTATCTTGATGACGCAGGAATTCCTTACGTAGTGGACGCCAACTTAGTGCGTGGATTGGATTATTATAACCATACGGCATTTGAAATCATGAGTACATCAAGTGGTTTCGGAGCCATCACAACGCTATGTGGTGGTGGACGATACAATGGCCTTGCAGAGGAAATCGGTGGACCACCTGCACCAGGTATCGGTTTTGCGATGAGTATTGAACGTTTACTACTCGCAATGGCAGCAGAGGGCAAAACATTTACAGACGAGCCAGTACTTGATGTCTATGTTGTGACGCTTGGCGAAGGTGCGCGACGTCCAGGCTTTAAATTGCTTGGTGAATTACGAGCAGCGGGAATCCGTGCAGATATGGACTATATGGATCGTAAAATGAAGGCGCAGATGAAATCAGCCGATCGCCTCGATGCGAAAACGGTGATTATTATCGGAGAAGATGAAGTGGCGGAAGGTGCCGCTCAATTAAAAGACATGGCAAATGGTACACAAGAAAAGGTACCTTTGGCAGGACTTGTAGCAAAAATTCAAGCAACATTGATGGACTAAGAGAGGCGGATGACAGCAATGCAACGGACACATTATTGTGGTGACTTAACAGAACAAGCAATCGGAGAAACAATTACACTAAAAGGGTGGGTACAGAAAAGACGGGATCTCGGCGGCGTTATTTTCGTTGACGTACGAGATCGTTCAGGTATCGTACAAGCAGTCTTTAACCCAGATATTTCAGCAGAAGCACTTGCAACTGCGGACAAACTACGTAACGAATACGTTGTTGAAATTACAGGGAAAGTGATTGAGCGACAAGAAAGTCAAAAGAATCCGAAAGTAAAAACAGGTTCAATTGAAGTGCAAGTCGAAGAAGTAACAATCATCAATGAAGCGAAAAACCCACCGTTTATGATTGAAGATGAGACGGATGTTAACGAAGAAATTCGACTGAAATATCGCTACCTTGACTTGCGTCGTCCGAAATTGGCGAACGTCTTCAAATTGCGTTCGGATATTACGAAAACAGTGCGTAATTTCCTAGATGACGAAGGATTCATGGAAGTGGAAACACCGATTTTAACAAAATCAACACCGGAAGGCGCACGTGACTACCTCGTACCGAGCCGTGTACATGAAGGTGAGTTTTACGCTCTGCCACAATCACCACAACTATTCAAACAGATGTTAATGGTGTCTGGTTTCGACCGTTATTACCAAATTGCACGCTGTTTCCGTGATGAAGACCTGCGCGCTGATCGTCAGCCGGAATTCACACAAATTGATATGGAAATGAGTTTCATGTCAATGGAAGAAATTATCGAATTGAACGAGCGCTTAATGCAGAAAGTGATGAAAGATGTTAAAGGCATCGACGTGGAAATTCCATTCAAACGTCTGCCATATGATGAAGCAATGGCGCGTTTTGGTTCTGATAAACCAGATACACGTTTCGGTATGGAATTGACGGATGTCTCAGAAGTAATGAAAGAGTCATCATTCAAAGTATTCGCGGGAGCAGTTGAAGCGGGACAACAAGTGAAGCTGATCAATGCAAAAGGGTTAGCGGATCAGTATTCACGTAAAGATATCGATGCGCTTACAGAGTTTGCAGCACTTTACGGTGCAAAAGGACTTGCATGGTTGAAAGTCGATGAAGACGGTTTTAAAGGGCCGATTGCTAAGTTCTTTGAAGGCGAAGAAGGTGCGGCATTGAAAGCGGCGGCAAACGCTGAAGCAGGGGACTTACTATTGTTCGTAGCGGACAAAAAGAGCGTCGTTGCAGATGCACTTGGCGCACTTCGTTCTAAATTTGGAAAAGACCATAACCTCATCGATGAATCGAAATTCAATTTCCTATGGGTAACAGAGTGGCCGTTATTTGAATACGACGAGAAAGCAGGTCGTTATTCTGCAGCGCATCATCCGTTCACAATGCCGGCTGACGTGGAAGAGCTTGTAACGAGCCCTGAAACAGTGAAAGCACAAGCATATGACCTCGTATTGAACGGTTATGAGCTTGGCGGCGGATCACTCCGTATTTACGAGCGTGATGTGCAAGAAAAAATGTTCAAGGCGCTTGGGTTTACTCAGGAGCAAGCTCAGGAACAATTTGGCTTCCTACTTGACGCATTTGATTATGGAACACCACCACATGGCGGATTGGCATTCGGACTCGATCGAATTGTTATGTTGCTTGCGGGCTCAACAAACTTGCGTGATACAATCGCATTCCCGAAA from Sporosarcina sp. FSL K6-1522 includes the following:
- a CDS encoding SH3 domain-containing protein translates to MLKTSKWILTVILLFSVFHEVPSASAETQTVIVDTKSLQVRSGPGLTYTVIGSLKKGERINVTAISGDWFQIAFGNQSGWVASWLTTSATTVTADNKTIVARVNGLNVRSGPSIDSAVLDRMNAGEKAVLTERDGEWAAIIVNGTEGWVHTDYISEATEQAIPTTNTKVTTPDSFTVSVNTLNVRNKADLSSKRVGLIHKGETYAVKEVDGNWVRIAVDKKQEGWVYSFHGTLFTQKKQTSEKKATKTVTILSNGTNIREAATTSSQTVLRVDAGDKLAIIGEEGDWYKVSLPSGKTAFVAKWVVSTDDTVATKSAKKPKTARVPGTLKGLTLVIDAGHGGNDRGTTGARGTDEKGITLLTAELLAAKLKAAGANVIMTRESDTFVSLRKRVAISQQHQADAFISVHYDANLDTSITGFTTYYTHSSQRALATAVNKGLASTVNLRNRGAQPADFLVLRENKQDAILIELGFLSNASEERAITTDMFREQAAHGIYKGLLKYFNSN
- the hisS gene encoding histidine--tRNA ligase, with the protein product MNFKVPRGTQDLLPSETWKWQKVEKIINDTCDVYRYKEIRTPMFEQTELFQRTVGDTTDIVQKEMYTFTDRGNRSLTLRPEGTAAVVRSFVEHKMFGYPDQPVKLYYTGPMFRYERQQAGRYRQFVQFGVEAIGSADPAIDAEVIALAMDVYKRAGLTELKLVINSLGDTDSRKEHRDALVVHFSPHIGEFCADCQSRIEKNPLRILDCKVDSGNPLIATAPSLADYLNEESAGYFATVQSYLDDAGIPYVVDANLVRGLDYYNHTAFEIMSTSSGFGAITTLCGGGRYNGLAEEIGGPPAPGIGFAMSIERLLLAMAAEGKTFTDEPVLDVYVVTLGEGARRPGFKLLGELRAAGIRADMDYMDRKMKAQMKSADRLDAKTVIIIGEDEVAEGAAQLKDMANGTQEKVPLAGLVAKIQATLMD
- the aspS gene encoding aspartate--tRNA ligase, with translation MQRTHYCGDLTEQAIGETITLKGWVQKRRDLGGVIFVDVRDRSGIVQAVFNPDISAEALATADKLRNEYVVEITGKVIERQESQKNPKVKTGSIEVQVEEVTIINEAKNPPFMIEDETDVNEEIRLKYRYLDLRRPKLANVFKLRSDITKTVRNFLDDEGFMEVETPILTKSTPEGARDYLVPSRVHEGEFYALPQSPQLFKQMLMVSGFDRYYQIARCFRDEDLRADRQPEFTQIDMEMSFMSMEEIIELNERLMQKVMKDVKGIDVEIPFKRLPYDEAMARFGSDKPDTRFGMELTDVSEVMKESSFKVFAGAVEAGQQVKLINAKGLADQYSRKDIDALTEFAALYGAKGLAWLKVDEDGFKGPIAKFFEGEEGAALKAAANAEAGDLLLFVADKKSVVADALGALRSKFGKDHNLIDESKFNFLWVTEWPLFEYDEKAGRYSAAHHPFTMPADVEELVTSPETVKAQAYDLVLNGYELGGGSLRIYERDVQEKMFKALGFTQEQAQEQFGFLLDAFDYGTPPHGGLAFGLDRIVMLLAGSTNLRDTIAFPKTASASCLLTSAPDHVDDKQLAELGVLVMSKNKK